A region from the Streptomyces lydicus genome encodes:
- a CDS encoding NUDIX hydrolase, giving the protein MPPYDPSAFPPFAVTVDLVVLTVRRHALCALAVRRGEPPFQGRWALPGGFVRGDEDLEAAAARELAEETGLHAQSPAGPSPVYGAHLEQLATYGDPKRDPRMRVVSVAHLVLAPDLPAPTAGGDAHSARWAPVETLLEQDDALAREGELAAPLAFDHARILADGVERARSKIEYSSLATAFCPPEFTVGELRRVYEAVWAVALDPRNFHRKVTGTPGFLVPTGGTTTRQGGRPAQLFRAGGATLLNPPMLRPEV; this is encoded by the coding sequence ATGCCTCCCTACGACCCGTCGGCCTTCCCGCCCTTCGCCGTCACCGTCGATCTGGTCGTGCTCACCGTGCGCCGCCACGCCCTATGCGCGCTGGCCGTGCGCCGCGGCGAGCCGCCGTTCCAGGGCCGCTGGGCCCTGCCCGGCGGATTCGTCCGGGGCGACGAGGACCTCGAGGCCGCGGCCGCCCGGGAGCTCGCCGAGGAGACCGGTCTGCACGCCCAGTCCCCGGCCGGTCCGTCCCCCGTCTACGGTGCGCACCTCGAACAGCTCGCCACCTACGGCGACCCCAAACGGGACCCCCGGATGCGGGTCGTCAGTGTCGCGCACCTGGTACTCGCCCCCGACCTCCCCGCGCCCACGGCCGGCGGCGACGCCCACAGCGCGCGCTGGGCGCCCGTGGAGACTCTGCTCGAACAGGACGACGCCCTCGCCCGCGAGGGCGAGCTTGCGGCCCCGCTGGCCTTCGACCACGCCCGGATCCTCGCCGACGGCGTGGAGCGCGCCCGCTCGAAGATCGAATACTCCTCGCTCGCCACCGCCTTCTGCCCGCCGGAGTTCACCGTGGGGGAGCTGCGCCGGGTGTATGAGGCGGTCTGGGCCGTCGCCCTGGACCCCCGCAATTTCCACCGCAAGGTGACCGGCACCCCTGGATTCCTGGTGCCCACAGGCGGTACGACGACGCGTCAGGGCGGCCGCCCCGCACAGTTGTTCCGTGCCGGTGGGGCGACGCTGCTCAATCCGCCGATGCTGCGCCCCGAGGTCTGA
- a CDS encoding DNA gyrase/topoisomerase IV subunit B — protein sequence MTAEMSVPSTAVLTGADRDGSNYTARHLLVLEGLEAVRKRPGMYIGSTDSRGLMHCLWEIIDNSVDEALGGYCDHIEVILHDDGSVEVRDNGRGIPVDVEPKTGLSGVEVVMTKLHAGGKFGGGSYAASGGLHGVGASVVNALSARLDVEVDRSSKTHSISFRRGVPGIFTESGPDAPFDPGNGLLKGKRIAKTKTGTRVRYWADRQIFLKDARLSLETLHARARQTAFLVPGLTLVVRDERGIDGAGKTEETFRYDGGISEFCEYLAQDKAVCDVLRLTGQGSFKETVPVLDDRGHMTPTEVTRELGVDIALRWGTGYDATLKSFVNIIATPKGGTHVAGFERSVAKTVNEVLRSSKLLRVAEDDVVKDDAMEGLTAVVTVRLAEPQFEGQTKEVLGTSAASRIVAQVVSKELKAFLTSTKRDDKQQARAVMEKIVAAARTRIAARQHKEAQRRKTALESSSLPAKLADCRSDDVDRSELFIVEGDSALGTAKLARNSEFQALLPIRGKILNVQKSSVSDMLKNAECGSIIQVIGAGSGRTFDIDTARYGKVIFLADADVDGAHIRCLLLTLFQRYMRPMVEQGRVFSAVPPLHRVELINPKKGQEKYIYTYSDNELRQTLLELQRKKVRYKDSIQRYKGLGEMDADQLAETTMDPRHRTLRRINISDLEAAEKAFDLLMGNEVAPRKEFITNSASTLDRSRIDT from the coding sequence GTGACCGCCGAGATGTCCGTGCCGTCCACCGCAGTGCTGACCGGGGCAGACCGGGACGGTTCCAACTACACCGCGCGGCATCTGCTCGTCCTCGAGGGGCTCGAGGCCGTCCGGAAGCGCCCCGGTATGTACATCGGCTCGACGGACAGTCGCGGCCTGATGCACTGCCTGTGGGAGATCATCGACAACTCCGTCGACGAGGCGCTGGGCGGCTACTGCGACCACATCGAGGTGATCCTCCACGACGACGGGTCGGTGGAGGTCAGGGACAACGGCCGCGGCATCCCCGTGGACGTCGAGCCCAAGACCGGCCTCAGCGGCGTCGAGGTCGTGATGACCAAGCTGCACGCCGGCGGAAAGTTCGGCGGCGGCTCCTACGCGGCCTCCGGCGGTCTGCACGGCGTCGGCGCCTCGGTCGTCAATGCCCTCTCCGCCCGGCTTGACGTCGAGGTGGACCGCAGCAGCAAGACGCACTCGATCAGCTTCCGTCGCGGCGTCCCCGGCATCTTCACCGAATCAGGCCCCGACGCCCCCTTCGACCCGGGCAACGGCCTACTCAAGGGCAAGCGGATCGCCAAGACGAAGACCGGCACCCGGGTGCGCTACTGGGCCGACCGGCAGATTTTCCTCAAAGACGCCAGGCTCTCCCTGGAGACGCTGCACGCCCGCGCCCGCCAGACGGCGTTCCTCGTACCCGGCCTGACCCTGGTCGTCCGTGACGAACGGGGCATCGACGGCGCCGGCAAGACGGAAGAGACGTTCCGCTACGACGGCGGCATCAGTGAGTTCTGTGAGTACCTCGCACAGGACAAGGCCGTCTGCGACGTCCTCCGGCTGACCGGCCAGGGCAGCTTCAAGGAGACCGTGCCCGTCCTCGACGACCGCGGCCACATGACACCCACCGAGGTCACCCGGGAACTGGGCGTCGACATCGCGCTGCGCTGGGGCACCGGCTATGACGCGACGCTCAAGTCGTTCGTCAACATCATCGCGACGCCCAAGGGCGGCACCCACGTCGCCGGCTTCGAGCGGTCGGTCGCCAAGACGGTCAATGAGGTGCTGCGGTCGAGCAAGCTGCTGCGGGTCGCCGAGGACGACGTCGTCAAGGACGACGCCATGGAAGGCCTCACGGCCGTCGTGACCGTGCGACTCGCGGAGCCGCAGTTCGAGGGCCAGACCAAGGAGGTGCTCGGCACCTCCGCCGCCTCGCGGATCGTCGCCCAGGTGGTGAGCAAGGAACTCAAGGCGTTCCTCACCTCCACCAAGCGGGACGACAAACAGCAGGCGCGCGCCGTCATGGAGAAGATCGTCGCCGCGGCCCGGACGCGCATCGCCGCCCGTCAGCACAAGGAGGCGCAGCGGCGGAAGACGGCGCTGGAGTCCTCCTCGTTGCCGGCCAAGCTCGCGGACTGCCGCAGTGACGACGTCGACCGCAGCGAACTCTTCATCGTCGAGGGCGACTCGGCACTGGGTACCGCAAAGCTGGCCCGGAACTCGGAATTCCAGGCGCTGCTGCCGATCCGCGGCAAGATCCTGAATGTCCAGAAGTCATCGGTTTCGGACATGCTCAAGAATGCCGAGTGCGGCTCCATCATCCAGGTCATAGGGGCCGGATCGGGTCGCACCTTCGACATCGACACCGCCCGCTACGGCAAGGTCATCTTCCTGGCCGACGCGGATGTCGACGGCGCGCACATCCGCTGCCTGCTGCTGACGCTCTTCCAGCGCTACATGCGGCCCATGGTCGAGCAGGGCCGGGTGTTCTCCGCCGTCCCGCCGCTTCACCGGGTCGAGCTGATCAATCCCAAAAAGGGCCAGGAAAAGTACATCTACACCTACTCGGACAACGAGCTGCGCCAGACACTGCTCGAGCTCCAGCGCAAGAAGGTCCGCTACAAGGACAGCATCCAGCGCTACAAGGGCCTGGGTGAGATGGATGCCGACCAGCTCGCCGAAACGACCATGGACCCACGCCACCGCACCCTGCGTCGCATCAACATCAGCGATCTCGAAGCGGCGGAGAAGGCCTTCGACCTCCTGATGGGCAACGAAGTCGCCCCCCGTAAGGAGTTCATCACCAACTCCGCGTCCACTCTGGACCGTTCGCGCATCGACACCTGA
- a CDS encoding DUF7455 domain-containing protein, whose product MTTVLTPASPLTAADRCDRCGAQAYLRVVLMSGGELLFCAHHGRKFEPELKKIAAEIQDETERLTASPASASDEER is encoded by the coding sequence GTGACTACTGTTCTGACACCCGCGAGCCCGCTGACGGCCGCTGACCGCTGCGACCGCTGCGGCGCCCAGGCATACCTGCGCGTCGTCCTGATGTCCGGCGGAGAACTGCTCTTCTGCGCCCACCACGGTCGCAAGTTCGAGCCAGAACTCAAGAAGATCGCCGCGGAAATACAGGACGAGACGGAGCGGCTGACCGCTTCTCCGGCGTCCGCGTCCGATGAGGAACGCTGA
- a CDS encoding DUF1453 family protein, whose product MSGLLNIVVITAAVAWVFVRQFSARRVASEGKKWLLIPVVLTVLAVRQPGLLDPGHREASAVLLGVEILIGLACGVGWAWTTRIWTDADGAVWSKGGWAAAGVWLCGMVLRIGLMGTAAAVGVHQGGGATMLSVAAMLLTRAGVTTWRAQALRQTYRVPVAG is encoded by the coding sequence ATGAGCGGCTTGCTCAACATCGTTGTGATCACCGCGGCGGTTGCCTGGGTGTTCGTCCGGCAGTTCTCGGCGCGGCGAGTCGCGTCGGAGGGCAAGAAGTGGTTGCTGATTCCGGTCGTCCTGACGGTCCTGGCGGTGCGGCAGCCCGGCCTCCTGGACCCCGGGCACCGCGAGGCGTCCGCCGTCCTGCTCGGCGTGGAGATCCTTATTGGGCTGGCCTGCGGTGTCGGCTGGGCATGGACGACGCGCATCTGGACGGACGCAGACGGTGCGGTCTGGAGCAAAGGAGGCTGGGCGGCGGCCGGTGTGTGGCTGTGCGGAATGGTGCTGCGGATCGGTCTCATGGGCACCGCGGCGGCCGTGGGGGTCCACCAGGGCGGCGGGGCCACCATGCTCTCCGTAGCAGCGATGCTGCTGACCCGTGCCGGCGTCACCACCTGGCGGGCCCAGGCCCTGCGGCAGACGTACCGTGTCCCTGTTGCGGGCTGA
- a CDS encoding RNA polymerase sigma factor produces the protein MFVSASTSRTLPPEIAESESVMALIERGKADGQIAGDDVRRAFEADQIPPTQWKNVLRSLNQILDEEGVTLMVSAAEAPKRTRKSVAAKSPAKRTATKTVAAKAATVKKTTAAAATAPVADPSADESESAPAKKAAAKKATAKKTVAKKATAKKATAKKTASKKDVDELLDDEVTEEAPAPGKGEAPEVAEGAENAGFVLSDDDEDDAPAQQVAAAGATADPVKDYLKQIGKVPLLNAEQEVELAKRIEAGLFAEDKLANSDKLAPKLKRELEIIAEDGRRAKNHLLEANLRLVVSLAKRYTGRGMLFLDLIQEGNLGLIRAVEKFDYTKGYKFSTYATWWIRQAITRAMADQARTIRIPVHMVEVINKLARVQRQMLQDLGREPTPEELAKELDMTPEKVIEVQKYGREPISLHTPLGEDGDSEFGDLIEDSEAVVPADAVSFTLLQEQLHSVLDTLSEREAGVVSMRFGLTDGQPKTLDEIGKVYGVTRERIRQIESKTMSKLRHPSRSQVLRDYLD, from the coding sequence TTGTTCGTGTCGGCCAGCACATCCCGTACGCTCCCGCCGGAGATCGCCGAGTCCGAGTCTGTGATGGCGCTCATCGAGCGGGGAAAGGCAGATGGGCAGATCGCCGGCGATGACGTGCGTCGGGCCTTCGAGGCTGACCAGATTCCGCCAACCCAGTGGAAGAACGTTCTGCGCAGCCTCAACCAAATCCTCGACGAGGAGGGTGTGACGCTGATGGTCAGTGCCGCAGAGGCGCCCAAGCGCACCCGCAAGAGCGTCGCAGCGAAGAGTCCGGCGAAGCGCACCGCCACCAAGACCGTCGCGGCCAAGGCCGCCACGGTCAAGAAGACCACCGCCGCCGCGGCCACCGCCCCTGTGGCGGACCCGTCGGCCGATGAGTCCGAGTCCGCGCCTGCGAAGAAGGCAGCGGCGAAGAAGGCGACCGCCAAGAAGACGGTCGCGAAGAAGGCCACGGCCAAGAAGGCCACCGCCAAGAAGACCGCGTCCAAGAAGGACGTCGACGAGCTGCTCGACGACGAGGTGACCGAGGAGGCCCCGGCGCCCGGCAAGGGCGAGGCTCCCGAGGTCGCCGAGGGCGCGGAGAACGCCGGTTTCGTCCTGTCCGACGACGACGAGGACGACGCCCCGGCACAGCAGGTCGCCGCGGCCGGCGCCACCGCCGACCCGGTCAAGGACTACCTCAAGCAGATCGGTAAGGTCCCGCTCCTCAACGCCGAGCAGGAAGTGGAGCTCGCCAAGCGCATCGAGGCGGGTCTGTTCGCCGAGGACAAGCTGGCGAACTCCGACAAGCTCGCCCCGAAGCTCAAGCGTGAGCTGGAGATCATCGCCGAGGACGGCCGCCGGGCGAAGAACCACCTCCTGGAGGCCAACCTCCGTCTGGTCGTCTCCCTGGCCAAGCGGTACACGGGCCGCGGCATGCTGTTCCTGGACCTGATCCAGGAGGGCAACCTCGGTCTGATCCGTGCGGTCGAGAAGTTCGACTACACCAAGGGCTACAAGTTCTCGACCTACGCCACGTGGTGGATCCGTCAGGCCATCACCCGCGCCATGGCCGACCAGGCCCGTACGATCCGTATCCCCGTCCACATGGTCGAGGTCATCAACAAGCTCGCGCGCGTCCAGCGCCAGATGCTCCAGGACCTGGGCCGCGAGCCCACCCCGGAGGAGCTGGCCAAGGAACTCGACATGACCCCCGAAAAGGTCATCGAGGTCCAGAAGTACGGTCGTGAGCCGATCTCGCTGCACACCCCGCTGGGCGAGGACGGTGACAGCGAGTTCGGTGACCTCATCGAGGACTCCGAGGCGGTCGTCCCGGCCGACGCGGTGAGCTTCACACTTCTGCAGGAGCAGCTGCACTCGGTTCTGGACACCCTCTCCGAGCGCGAGGCCGGCGTCGTCTCCATGCGCTTCGGCCTCACCGACGGCCAGCCCAAGACGCTGGACGAGATCGGCAAGGTCTACGGCGTCACGCGTGAGCGGATCCGTCAGATCGAATCGAAGACGATGTCGAAGCTGCGTCACCCGTCGCGCTCCCAGGTGCTGCGCGACTACCTCGACTAG
- a CDS encoding glycogen debranching N-terminal domain-containing protein — translation MALPALAVSPASGQLTGRGMDGFYRDGRRVLSRCELRVAGDEPIVVQGRLTGAGRARFIGTIRSAGERGPDPEIRVERLRSADGTEQITFRSSATRPVRLAVEIRLGTDLAELGAIAIGLPGPELRATVHGAGLRWSATGVHAVASATPSPEDALASAGLLRWALDLPPGGHRSIELRASLEYEPGRPGAALDDHRRAADARIPAPRTGAVARRTRSDRPPRPWTAARLECDDRRADALMASSLDDLHGLVMRDPVAATDSYVAGGFPWRCGLAPVEALWAARMLLPLGTRLAAGTLRALARRQQAAPGADFGRIPGALRDAGPHSPPSCTGIEATLLFPAVLAEACRWGLPPQETERLLPAAERCLTWLRRIADPPGGGRSGYVPDPVPGGPYRCETQAHAHRAALLGADLLDASRPSDAAALRDWAADLRTRFRRDFWLEDPAGGRPAALLTADGRPVPHLGSTTAHLLDTGLLGGGTSAPGLLDAAQTDQLAGLLAGPAMDSGWGLRGLSAKESGYNPFGHRTGAVRVHETAVAAAGLAAAGHEQAAGSLIKGVLDAAESFGYRLPEMYAGEQRTAGGAPVPHPAACRPAAVAAAGAVHILVALAGLRPDVPARTVSVRPLGTAPLGAIQLTGLCVAEQPFDVRISRLGMGMVETAAEGLQLGS, via the coding sequence GTGGCCCTCCCGGCTCTCGCCGTGTCCCCGGCGTCGGGGCAGCTGACCGGCCGCGGCATGGACGGCTTCTACCGCGACGGCCGACGGGTTCTGTCCCGCTGCGAGCTGCGGGTCGCGGGCGACGAACCGATCGTCGTCCAAGGGCGGTTGACCGGCGCCGGCCGGGCTCGGTTCATCGGGACGATCCGCAGCGCCGGAGAGCGGGGGCCGGATCCCGAGATCCGCGTGGAGCGGCTGCGATCCGCCGACGGCACCGAGCAGATCACCTTCCGCAGCAGTGCCACCCGGCCCGTCCGGCTGGCGGTCGAGATCCGGCTGGGCACGGACCTCGCGGAGCTCGGAGCGATCGCCATCGGCCTCCCGGGCCCCGAACTGCGGGCCACTGTCCACGGCGCCGGACTCCGCTGGTCCGCGACCGGTGTGCACGCGGTGGCGTCCGCGACGCCCTCGCCCGAGGACGCGCTCGCCTCGGCCGGCCTGCTGCGCTGGGCACTCGACCTGCCGCCCGGCGGCCACCGCAGTATCGAACTGCGCGCCTCGCTGGAGTACGAGCCGGGCAGACCGGGCGCAGCCTTGGACGACCACAGGCGTGCCGCCGACGCTCGCATCCCCGCGCCCCGCACGGGGGCGGTCGCCCGGCGAACGCGCAGCGACCGGCCGCCGCGCCCTTGGACGGCGGCCCGGCTGGAGTGCGACGACCGCAGGGCCGACGCGCTCATGGCGAGCAGCCTCGACGATCTCCACGGCCTGGTGATGCGGGACCCGGTCGCCGCCACGGACAGCTATGTCGCCGGCGGATTCCCCTGGCGTTGCGGCCTGGCACCGGTCGAAGCGCTCTGGGCCGCCCGGATGCTGCTGCCCCTGGGCACAAGGCTCGCCGCGGGCACGCTGCGCGCGCTCGCCCGTCGCCAACAAGCCGCCCCAGGAGCGGATTTCGGCCGAATCCCCGGCGCTCTGCGGGACGCCGGGCCGCACTCCCCACCGAGCTGCACCGGCATCGAGGCAACCCTTCTGTTCCCCGCCGTTCTCGCGGAGGCGTGCCGCTGGGGCCTGCCCCCGCAGGAGACGGAGCGGCTGCTGCCCGCCGCGGAGCGTTGCCTGACGTGGCTGAGGAGGATCGCCGACCCACCGGGCGGGGGCCGCAGTGGCTACGTCCCCGATCCCGTGCCCGGCGGGCCGTACCGCTGCGAGACCCAGGCCCATGCCCATCGCGCCGCTCTCCTGGGCGCCGATCTCCTCGATGCCTCCCGGCCATCCGACGCGGCGGCCCTGCGGGACTGGGCAGCCGACCTGCGCACCCGCTTCCGCAGGGACTTCTGGCTGGAGGATCCGGCCGGCGGCCGCCCCGCCGCCCTCCTGACCGCAGACGGCCGACCCGTCCCGCACCTCGGTTCCACCACGGCCCACCTCCTCGACACCGGACTGCTCGGTGGCGGGACGTCGGCCCCCGGCCTGCTGGACGCGGCACAGACCGACCAGCTGGCCGGACTGCTGGCCGGCCCGGCCATGGACTCGGGATGGGGCCTGCGCGGGCTGAGTGCCAAGGAGAGCGGCTACAACCCTTTCGGCCACCGCACCGGCGCGGTCCGTGTCCACGAGACGGCAGTCGCCGCCGCCGGCCTGGCCGCCGCCGGACACGAGCAGGCAGCCGGCAGCCTGATCAAAGGGGTGCTCGATGCCGCGGAGAGCTTCGGGTACCGCCTCCCCGAGATGTACGCGGGCGAGCAGCGCACCGCGGGCGGCGCCCCCGTACCGCATCCGGCGGCCTGTCGTCCCGCTGCCGTGGCGGCAGCCGGTGCGGTCCACATACTCGTCGCGCTCGCCGGCCTGCGCCCGGACGTCCCCGCCCGAACGGTGTCCGTGCGGCCGCTCGGGACCGCCCCGCTCGGCGCGATACAGCTCACCGGTCTGTGTGTCGCCGAGCAGCCCTTCGACGTGCGGATCAGCAGACTCGGCATGGGGATGGTGGAGACGGCGGCGGAAGGCCTGCAACTGGGGTCGTGA
- a CDS encoding DUF4192 domain-containing protein — protein sequence MNPHSEPSKRTGDSDIHANPAAADPADPADPAAPNPSNSPRPPRAPEPQAPADPPGAPATSGPTAPTDPVDPTETALPPASAETTSPCSPSAPLTPPDPIVVSAPSHRTDSTAPSHRTDSTAPSSPSRPSHSSTPSDAPKTPSPDAQVTLRGPAELADALPYLMGFYPDDSVVMVALNGERGRFGGRVRIGIPTDTAQWPDVADQLAECLISAGQERDARPAAIIVYLCQEPAAGESGKDVKDRLRPLAQRLRTACGTLDVPVLEALCLSSGRFWSYCCPDFRCCPADGTPMVMPGTSVMAAAAAYAGMQVRGSLKEMEARLTPRTGPRAMEQEKALDVAAGALVPRMLRPDGAAAVRRDTLDLAGAMIHRFRQDTPSGSNRARDACDDALITDAEAADLILGLQDRVTRDRAAEWMDGSAAAPALRLWRALARRCAGGYVEHAVAPLTLAGWVCWSTEDGPSARVALSCALALDPDYTFAQLLHRAINEGLDPEPLRRCLREQHGEAVSAAAPAAPAPAARKTPQSAKRPGPSRPGPGGRPRGPRGGTGPGTRTTDGRGRRRAGRDGDRSRR from the coding sequence ATGAATCCGCACAGCGAACCGAGCAAGCGCACCGGCGACAGCGACATCCACGCGAACCCCGCGGCCGCCGACCCCGCCGACCCCGCCGACCCCGCCGCCCCGAACCCCTCGAACTCTCCTCGCCCTCCCCGCGCGCCGGAGCCACAGGCCCCCGCCGATCCGCCCGGCGCACCCGCAACATCCGGCCCCACGGCGCCCACCGACCCGGTCGACCCCACCGAAACCGCTCTCCCGCCGGCTTCCGCGGAAACCACCAGCCCTTGCAGCCCCTCCGCCCCCCTCACCCCTCCCGACCCCATCGTCGTCTCGGCCCCGTCCCACCGCACCGACTCCACGGCCCCGTCCCACCGCACCGACTCCACGGCCCCGTCCAGCCCGTCCCGTCCCTCCCACTCCTCCACCCCTTCCGACGCACCCAAGACTCCGTCTCCCGATGCCCAGGTCACCCTGCGCGGCCCGGCCGAGCTCGCCGACGCCTTGCCGTATCTGATGGGCTTCTATCCGGACGACAGCGTCGTCATGGTCGCGCTGAACGGCGAACGCGGACGCTTCGGCGGCCGGGTCAGGATCGGCATCCCGACCGATACCGCGCAGTGGCCGGATGTCGCCGACCAGCTTGCCGAGTGCCTGATCTCCGCAGGCCAGGAGCGTGACGCCCGTCCTGCGGCGATCATCGTCTACCTCTGCCAGGAGCCGGCGGCGGGGGAGAGCGGCAAGGACGTCAAAGACCGTCTCCGCCCACTCGCCCAGCGGCTGCGCACCGCCTGCGGCACCCTCGACGTACCGGTTCTCGAAGCCCTGTGCCTCTCCAGCGGCCGGTTCTGGTCCTACTGCTGCCCCGACTTCCGGTGCTGCCCTGCGGACGGCACGCCCATGGTCATGCCGGGCACGTCCGTGATGGCCGCGGCCGCCGCCTACGCGGGAATGCAGGTCCGCGGCTCCCTCAAGGAGATGGAGGCGAGGCTCACGCCCCGTACCGGGCCGCGGGCCATGGAACAGGAGAAAGCGCTGGACGTGGCCGCCGGCGCGCTGGTTCCGCGCATGCTCCGGCCGGACGGTGCAGCGGCCGTCCGCAGGGACACCCTCGACCTGGCCGGTGCCATGATCCACCGCTTCCGCCAGGACACCCCCTCGGGAAGCAACCGGGCCAGGGACGCCTGTGACGACGCGCTGATCACGGATGCCGAGGCCGCCGATCTCATCCTCGGCCTCCAGGACCGCGTGACCCGCGACCGGGCAGCGGAGTGGATGGACGGCTCCGCCGCCGCGCCGGCCCTTCGGCTCTGGCGTGCCCTCGCCCGCCGCTGCGCCGGCGGCTATGTCGAACACGCGGTGGCACCGCTCACCCTCGCCGGCTGGGTCTGCTGGTCCACCGAGGACGGGCCCTCGGCGCGCGTCGCCCTCAGCTGCGCTTTGGCCCTCGACCCCGACTACACCTTCGCCCAGCTGCTGCACCGTGCCATCAACGAAGGGCTCGATCCGGAGCCACTGCGCCGCTGCCTGCGTGAGCAGCACGGGGAAGCGGTGAGTGCGGCCGCACCCGCCGCCCCGGCGCCCGCCGCCAGGAAGACGCCACAGTCCGCGAAGCGCCCCGGGCCGAGCCGTCCCGGACCGGGCGGACGCCCCCGCGGACCGCGCGGCGGTACGGGCCCCGGCACCCGTACGACCGACGGGCGCGGCAGGCGCCGGGCCGGCCGGGACGGCGACCGGAGCCGGCGGTGA
- a CDS encoding serine protease yields MRPTAPAALGALALVLVLPVSATADELVIGGKPAALSQSPWAVALASHERFGTQRSGQFCGGVLVGHSTVVTAAHCLSKEVLGVPWREVRDLRIVVGRDKISGGGGQELKPAKVWVNPRYDSYTNDGDMAVLTLGKPVPNRPIPMAGRQDSAYRAGNAATVYGWGDTTGGGSYASRLRAAHVNVLPDAVCARAYPGSADGTYKARTMLCAGAPRGGHDACQGDSGGPLVVRGRLVGLVSWGTGCGRPGSPGVYTRASAILPAVSANGAG; encoded by the coding sequence ATGCGCCCGACCGCACCCGCTGCCCTCGGCGCCCTCGCGCTGGTCCTCGTTCTGCCGGTGTCGGCGACTGCGGACGAGTTGGTGATCGGCGGTAAGCCCGCAGCGCTGTCACAGAGCCCCTGGGCGGTGGCGCTGGCCTCCCATGAGCGCTTCGGGACCCAGCGCTCCGGGCAGTTCTGCGGCGGTGTGCTCGTCGGGCACTCGACGGTGGTGACGGCGGCGCACTGTCTGAGCAAGGAGGTGCTGGGCGTCCCCTGGCGGGAAGTGCGGGACCTGAGGATCGTTGTCGGCCGCGACAAGATCAGCGGTGGCGGCGGCCAGGAACTCAAACCGGCGAAGGTCTGGGTCAACCCGCGCTACGACAGCTACACGAACGACGGCGACATGGCCGTCCTCACGCTGGGCAAGCCGGTTCCGAACCGGCCCATCCCGATGGCGGGACGGCAGGACAGCGCCTACCGGGCCGGCAATGCGGCCACGGTCTACGGCTGGGGGGACACCACGGGCGGCGGCAGCTACGCGTCACGGCTGCGGGCGGCACACGTCAATGTGCTGCCCGATGCGGTCTGTGCGCGGGCGTATCCGGGCAGTGCCGACGGTACGTACAAGGCGCGAACGATGCTGTGCGCGGGGGCGCCGCGCGGCGGCCACGACGCCTGCCAGGGTGACAGCGGCGGGCCGCTGGTCGTGCGCGGACGGCTGGTGGGCCTGGTGTCGTGGGGGACCGGCTGCGGTCGGCCGGGCAGTCCCGGGGTCTATACGCGTGCCTCGGCGATCCTCCCGGCGGTGTCCGCAAACGGGGCCGGCTGA
- a CDS encoding FadR/GntR family transcriptional regulator, whose translation MLFTKDLKGVQGVADKRCVSTLAHTMMTAARPGDTGLAGPGELDRYPYANAANAANANNAAGHDRAERVSQVWDGSEADIGRVGRRAAGSRGRGLHGQLVQQLGQMIVSGDLGADRPLVPEEIGQRFEVSRTVVRESLRVLEAKGLVSARPNVGTRVRPVSDWNLLDPDIIEWRAYGPQRDDQRRELCELRWTIEPLAARLAAGHGREDVQQRLADMVEIMGHSAAQGDTMTFARADAEFHSLLLQLAGNRMLEHLSGIVSAALHVSGGPGGGCERPVETSVGQHMRVVDAIGSGDATAAESAMRQLLAAHGEVGGQGSGTPVDHVVPAPREH comes from the coding sequence GTGCTTTTCACCAAAGACCTCAAGGGTGTTCAGGGTGTCGCCGACAAAAGATGCGTGAGTACCCTTGCGCACACCATGATGACCGCGGCTCGCCCCGGCGACACCGGCCTCGCAGGCCCGGGCGAGCTTGACCGCTACCCCTACGCGAACGCCGCCAACGCCGCGAACGCCAACAACGCAGCCGGCCATGACCGTGCCGAGCGCGTTTCGCAGGTCTGGGACGGCTCCGAGGCCGACATCGGCCGGGTCGGCCGTCGCGCCGCCGGCAGCCGCGGCCGCGGCCTGCACGGCCAACTCGTCCAGCAGCTCGGCCAGATGATCGTCTCCGGAGACCTCGGCGCGGACCGCCCGCTCGTCCCCGAGGAGATCGGCCAGCGCTTCGAGGTCTCCCGCACCGTCGTCCGTGAGTCGCTGCGAGTGCTCGAGGCCAAGGGCCTCGTCAGCGCCCGCCCGAACGTGGGCACCCGGGTGCGCCCGGTCAGCGACTGGAACCTCCTCGACCCCGACATCATCGAATGGCGGGCCTACGGACCTCAGCGTGACGACCAGCGCCGTGAGCTCTGCGAGCTGCGCTGGACGATCGAGCCCCTCGCCGCCCGGCTCGCCGCCGGCCACGGCCGTGAGGACGTCCAGCAGCGGCTGGCCGACATGGTCGAGATCATGGGGCACTCCGCGGCCCAGGGCGACACCATGACCTTCGCCCGCGCCGACGCCGAGTTCCACTCGCTGCTGCTGCAGCTCGCCGGCAACCGCATGCTCGAGCACCTCTCGGGCATCGTCTCCGCCGCCCTGCATGTCTCCGGCGGCCCCGGTGGCGGCTGCGAGCGTCCGGTCGAGACCTCCGTGGGGCAGCACATGCGGGTCGTCGACGCCATCGGCTCGGGCGACGCCACGGCGGCCGAATCGGCGATGCGCCAGCTCCTCGCCGCCCATGGCGAGGTCGGCGGCCAGGGCTCCGGGACGCCCGTGGACCACGTCGTCCCCGCGCCCCGCGAGCACTGA